AACGGCCTTACCCATGAAGGGTACACGACGGTCTTCATAATAAACGACAGACTCGCAAGACCAAGGCCTATTCAGGTGAATGGAACCCCAGTTAGGATAATCAGGAGCAGGAGGAACTTCTTTGACTTTGGAATAGTTGCCAGGGACTCACTAAAGTTCTCTGACCTCGAGAAGACCCTCCTTGACTTCCTGTACTTCTCCAACTACGGCACCATACCCAAGAACCTCGCCCTAAGGGTTTGGAGAGAATACATAGATAATGCCAATACAGAAAAACTCCACCGGTATTCCGAAAGGTATCCCCGCTCAATAAGGAAGGTGGTTGAGAATGTTGGATGACTCGCTTCTTATGGAGATTCGCCTGAACGAGAGGAGAAGTTTTGCCAGGTTTGTCTCGAAGAAAACAGGGATAAAATCTGTTGATCTCGTGGAGTGGGATTACATAATCCACACTATCTTAAAGGAGCTTGAGAAAGATCCCACATTCAGGGAGAACTACGTTTTCAAAGGCGGAACCTGTCTCGTAAAGTGCCATCTCGGCTACTATCGCTTCAGCAGGGATTTAGACTTTGCATATAGGCACAGTGATGAGCTCAGGAATATGAGTAGGAGCAAGCTGAAGAAGTTCTTGAACGGGGAAACCGGCAGGATTGCTGAGACCCTGAAGTGCGTGGCCAAGGATTTTGGTCTTGAGTTTCAATACAAAGATCATAGCGACTTCAACAACCATCGTTACTTTAGCTTCCGAATCGGCCCAGGCTGGTTTAGGGAGATAGTTCTCTACTCACCCTTGGGAGAGAAGATAAAGGTGGAGGTAAACTACGCTGAGAGGCTTGCGTTCAGGCCAAAGACCCTGAAGGCGAACACCCTTCTGTCCTGGAAGGGAGTCAAACTCACCCCGAGGGAGTATGAAAAGTACATTGAATTCCTCGGTAACTATTACCCACTCTCCCTCACTGCGTACTCCGACAGGGAGATTTTGGTGGAGAAAGTCAGGGCGCTGTTAACCCGAAAAGAGTTCAAACTCAGGGATCTCTATGACCTTTACAAGCTCAATCAGCGTGGCCTTAGGGTATCCAAGTACAAGAAGGAGATAGTGAACAAAATACATGACTACCTTAACTTGAGCTCTCCGGCAAAGGAACATCTAGAGAGCTCCTTACAGTCCATTGATGAAGGCACCTTCCTCGAAAACATTGAAGGTGAGATGGACAGGGACATCGGTCTGATCATCGAGCCCTTCGAAAGGGAAGAGTTTTTGAACTTCGTTGGAGAGTTAAAAGAGGAACTCAAGGGTATTGTTGATGATTTGAAGCACTTGGTAGAGGTGGAGAAAGATGGCTGAGTCGGCTATATCTCTTCTTGACAGGCACGGTCTCGTTGACAACCAGAGGGTTAGGCTGGTTGATGTTCTCAAGGAAGTGTTGACTTCAGGGGACTACAACCGGATAGACGTTGCCGTGGGTTTTCTCTTCATAAGTGGCATGAAAGAGATTCAAAACGAGCTCGAGAAATTCTTCTCGAACGGGGGCAAGATGAGAATTGTAATAGGTAACCAAACGAACAGGGAAACCTTCGAGCAGCTCAGCATGGTTTACCACTCCCTTGAGGCCCTTCAAAAGATAAAACGCCGTGAAAAAAGCATGGAAACGAACCTTGACCAACAGAGCGAGGACATCGAAAAAAACGCCAACTTCATGGAGCAGAGCGAGGAGAATGAGCAGTTCCTAAGGAGGCTTATGGACTGGGTTCGTAGTAACAAACTCGAGATTAAAATCTACGTCAAGGAGTTCATGCACGCTAAAGCGTATCTCTTCTACCCTTCAAGGCCGTCCGTAACCCGGATGGGGCTCGTGGGCTCAAGCAACTTTACGCTGGCGGGTTTCTCCGGCAATACCGAACTGAACGCCATCGTGCAGTCAACGCACTTCGAGAGCCTAAAAGAGTGGTATGATGAGATTTGGGAGGAGGCCCTTCCGTTCAACCCAAAGCTTCTCGAGATAATAGGAAACAGCTGGGCAGGCCAGGTTCCGGGCAACTTACCCTTGCCGTGGGAAGTACTGATCAGGGGCCTGTACGAGCTTTACAAAGATGTCTTAGACAAAGACACGGGTTTTCTCTTGAGAAGGCTCGAAAACGTTCTCTACGACTTCCAGAAGGATGCAGTTAAGAGGGCAATATCAATAGTCAACAAATACAATGGGGTTCTGATAAGTGATGTTGTCGGTCTTGGGAAGAGCTACATAGGATTGGCACTTTTAGAACACTTCTCACTCTTGGATCTCTTGAATGGGCGTCCCAGGGAAGTTGCTGTGATAGTCCCTCCAAGTCTTGTTAGGTACTGGGAGGGGCTATTGAGGGAGTACAACATCCCCGGGAAGGTATTTTCCGCGGGCCTTTTGCCACGTAGAGAGCTTTCACCTGCCAAATACAAGGAAATGGAGAGCTATCTAAAGAACGTCGGAACTGTTTTGGTAGATGAGGCGCATCACTACTCAAATCCCTCCACCAAATCCTACAAGAACCTTCAAGAACTAATTTCGGGTAAGAGGGTCATTCTCTTAACCGCAACGCCCTACCGGAAGAGATACAAGGATATGATAAGCCAAATTCGCCTGTTCCTTCCTGAGAGACGACACCCGTTTCCAATACATCCTCAGAACTGGGATGATTTAACGAAGGCCATTGAAAACGGCGAACTGGACCCGTCTTACGTCTTCAGGGAGATTTTAATAAGGAGAACAAGGCACGACATCCTTAACCTCTATGGAGGAAAGGACAACTGCATTAAGGTCAAGAAAAATAAAAAACTGTGTTTCCCCGAGAGAAGGCTCTCCGTGTTGACTTACACTATCTCAGAGGTTTACCCGGAAGACATCTACGAGTTGCTTTTGAACGGCATTTCTTCCATGAACTACGCCAGGTTTGACCTTTACAGCTACGTCCTACCCCAGTTCCAGGATGCTGAGCCATACAGAAGCTTGTCCTCCGCGGGTAAAGGACTCCGGGGTATCATGAGGATTCTTTATCTGAAACGCTTGGAGAGTTCCTGGTATGCAATGTATCAGACCCTGAGAAGGGACCTGATCAAGACGAAGAACTTCATCACTTTCGTCGAGAACGACTTCATCCCCGCTGGCGATGAGTTCGATGATGTGCTCTTGGGCAAGATTAACAGCGATAAAGAGGAGAGGGTTCTAGATGGGGAGGAGGTAAGGAAGTTCATTGAGAATTACAGGAGGGCTGGTAAAGTCACTTACAAAGCTGGTGCCTTTAGGGTCAGGAAATTGTTGGAAGATTTAAGGCACGATCTCAGGATTCTGGAGTCCATGGAATCTGCACTTAGGCCCCTTAAGGAGCAATTAGAAAGCAGTCCTAGGAGAGATCCCAAGCTCAGAAAGTTAGCTGATGAGATAGTGGAACTAAGAAATGAGGGCAAAAAGATCCTCGTTTTCAGTGAATTTGAAGAGACAGTTCAGTGGGTTTACAACGGGCTTAAAAGAACACTCCCTGAGGACATCTCGGAAAAGATGGAATACGTAAGCTCAAACACCAGGGGGATACCCAACAAGATAGTACGTTTTGCACCGCGGTCTAATGGCCTCGAGGATGAGATAGATGAATCCCAAGAGCTTCACGTTCTAATTGCAACTGACGTCCTCAGCGAAGGACTCAACCTTCAGGATGCCAACGTTGTAATAAACTACGATCTGCACTGGACGCCAATCAAGTTAATTCAGAGAATTGGTAGGGTTGATAGAATTGGAACTGAACATGATGAAATCCTGATCTACAACTTCTTCCCCGAGAAGAAACTAGAGGAGAACCTGGGACTCCTCCAAAAAGTTGAGAGAAGAGTTCAGGAATTCAACAGGGCGTTGGGGACGGATGGGAAGATACTTCAAGAGGAAGAGGAATGGAACCCCTCAGCAATTAAAGCGATTTACGGGACCGAGAACATCGAGAAAATTGAAGAGGATGTAAGTGGTTCACTGTTGTCAGTTACAACCTTTGCCGAAAAGCTCCTAAGAGAGTTTAAGGAGTCCAACGCGGAAAAGTTTGAGGAGATTACAAGGAGATACTCCATGAGGAGTATTGTCAGGTCCAACACGGAATATCCCGTGGCGTTTTTTGTCTGCAGCAATGGAGTGATATCCCAGTATTTTGTTTATCGTCTAGTTAACGGTGAATGGAAGGCCCAAAACGTTCCAATTGAACAGTTGCTCAAAGATACTGGTTTGAACGAAGATACACCTTCACTTAACAGCAACGAAGCTATGAAAATCTACCGCGGTGCAGCTAAAAAAGTTCTTTCGGACTTCCAGAAACTACTGAGGATCGCTGAGAGTGAACTGGAGTACACCACCCGGAGACCCTCCAAGATCCCGGCACAGGTCAGGATAATTCTCGGCAAACTTCAGGAGAAAATCGAAAAAACCAGGAGTCCCGGAGAGAAGGAGTCCCTGAGTCTGCTCTATGATCTTGTCTATTGGGGATACCTGAACAATGAGCCTTTCAGAAATGCGCTCTTAAAAGCCAACGTGAAGAAGACCACTTCAAGAGATAAGGTAGAAGAGCTCTGCTGGAATCTAGTCGAGCGCTTTGGGATAGCAGCAAGACGTAAAGCAGTTAAAGAGGAGATAACAAAGCGTAGAACTGAAGGGATTAAGCCTCACATAGTTGCGGGGCTGCTATTTGTCCCAGATGGCAGCCGAGGTGAATAGTGAATCATGTCCATCTCAAATTATTTAACGCGTTAGGATAAACTACAAACTGGTGATCACGATGGAGGAGAAGGTCGTCGGTGTTACCTTTCCCGTCCCAAAGCCCTTCCTGGACAGGATACTCGAGGAAGGGAAGAGGGTCTTCGTGAAGCCCTCGACGCTGAGGGTGAAACCGGGAATGAAGGTTGTTTTCTACGCCTCCAGGGAGGGCCAGGCCTGGCTCGGGGAGGCGGAAGTTGAGGGCGTCGAGTTCCTCAACGGTATCGAGGAAATCATCGAGAAGTACGGGGATGAGTTGTTCCTCACAGCCAAGGAGCTCAGGGATTACGAGAGGGAAAGGGCGAAGTGGCACTCCCGCGGGAGGAGGCCGAGGCCCTGGATGGTGCTCAGGTTGAAAAACCTCAAGAAGTACCCGAAACCCGTTAAACCGCCGAGGTTCATTGCGGTATCGGGGAGGTACATAAAGGAGAGGGAATACAAGGAAATCCTAAGGAAGAGCGGGCTTTAGAGGAGGCTTTCAATGATTTTGTAATCCTCCTCTGGGATTTCTCTCATTGCTTTGCCCATTAAATGCCCGCTCCAGCGCTTCTTGTTCGTGATGAACTTCAGCTTTGGGATGAGGGGCTTGAAGTCGAGCTCACCGAGCTTTATGGGCTTGATTTTGACCCTGAGGGGGTAAGTCTCGTTTAGGTGTGGTGGACTCTTGAAGATTCTGCTTGAGTCTGTGTAAGGCTCGCTCACGACTTCAAAGATGCCGACGATCTTAGGCTCGAGAACTTCCTTGTTCTTCCTTTCCTGCTTGACGTAGAAGACGAGCTTGTCACCGGGTTTGACTTTGGCGATGGTGTTCTTGTGCCTCTTTGCCACGCCCCAGACGTTCTTCTTTCTGACAACCTCCCAGTTGTCGCGATTGGTGATGCAGAGCCAGTAGGTCATGGGAGTTCACCGTTAACTTTTTTGAGAACGATGAGATAAACCTTCTGCTTCCCGTGGCAGGGTTCACGGGGATAGTCTTAAAGCCATGACACCTTATCCCCCCTACGGGGATGGAAGCCGGGCTTTGACTTCTGTTGTCCCGCTTGATGAGAGGGTGAAAGGGTTGAAGACACATCACAGGGGAATGATCCGGGAGTATTCCCGGGTGTTTGGACGGTACGTCGGTTCCGAGGAGTACGAGCGTGACCTCGAGGAGAGGAAACGGCGGGAGGCGCTGTTCTCCGAGGTTCTGGCTGAGGAAAGGATAAAGAGGCTGAGCGAGTTTGAGCTGGGGGAGATAATCTCAGGTCTCTGGGCAACGAGGGTGTGGACTAACAAGGACTACCTCCTCCAGAGAATAATCTCGGACAACGGGATGGAGAAGATACGGAAGGAACTCTTTAACCTGCTTTATGGTGGGGCTCCCTTTGAGGAGCGTTTTGATAGGTTTATGGGGAGCATCAAGGGCCTTGGTCCTGCCTCTGTTACCGAGTTGCTCTGCCTCTTCAACCCGAGAGAGTACGGCATCTGGAACGACAAGGCCAGGAAGGCCCTGGGACTGCTGGGCTTTGACGACGAGCTTCCCCTCGGGAAGTACAGGATCTCGGGGGAGGAGTACGGGAGGTTCAACTCGGTCGCGAAGGAGATAGCCGCCGAACTCAGGAGTGAGGGCTTTGGGGACCCTGATCTGCTGTTCGTCGATTACTTTCTCTATGAGGTGTGGAGGCACGGACCCCTCGAGCCTGTCGGGGAGACGGTGGTTCCCCGGAACGTCGGGGAGTTCGACCACAACGAGATCAGAGACCACGTTCGCGACATCGGGCTGTGGCTGGGCTTTGATGCCGAGACTGAAAAGCTGATCGCCCCGGGTTCGAGGGTCGACGTGGTGTGGAGGGCCCGGATAGGCAACCTGGGAACGGTGGCTTACGTCTTTGAGATCCACAGGAACGGCTCGATAAAGAGCCTGATCCTCAACCTGCAGAAAGCCTCGAGGAGCTCGGTCGTTCAGAAGGTCATCGCGGTGTCCGATGGGGAGCAGCTGGCTAAGATCAGGAGGGAGGTTGAGGGCCTTCCTGAGAATTTCGTTCGTAAGCTGGTCTTCTGGGACGTTGCGGAGGTCGAGCGCACCTACGAGAAGCTGTCAGAGGTGGCCGGGGTGATCCAGGGGCTCGGCCTGATCTCCAGCGAATTCGAGTGAGCTGTCGGTTCCCAGGAAACCCTTATCTGGGTTGGGGTGTAATTCCTCTGGGGTTCGCTATGAGGATAACCGTCTACGATGGGACGAGGACGATTGGGGGCTCAAAGATCCACGTATCCGGGGGAGAGAGCGGCCTCTTCCTCGACTTCGGGATGAACTTCGCGAAATACTCCCTCTACTACGAGGAGTTCATAAGCGAAAGGCCCTCGCGCGGGATCCACGACCTGTGGAGGCTCGGCCTGATACCGAAGCTCAACGTCTACCGTGCTGACTTAATACCCCCCGACCTTTCGGGAGAAGTGACCAGATATCCAAAAGTGCCAGTTAATGCCGTTCTCATAAGCCACGCCCACCTCGATCACGTGGGGAACGTTGCCCTCCTCGACGGGAATGTCCCCCTGGTCGGTTCTCCCACCACGATCGTGCTCCTGAAGGCCCTCAGGGACACCTCCCGCCAGGTGCACATGGGTATGGAGCTTCCCTACTACGCCCCCAAGAGCCCGAGCGGTGCCAACCCCTCCGTGCTGGAGGCGGACAGGGAGGTGAGACACTACCCGAGCAGGGATGTTATATTGACTGGGGAGCTCCCCGCGGAGGGTAGGGAGTTCCTGCACTGGAGGGCCAACGTCGAGCTGGCATCGGGCCGTGGCAGGGTCAAGCCCATACTGCCCGGAAGGGTCGAGACTCTCGACGAGGCCGACCTGGGGTTCGAGGTCAGGGCCTTTCCCGTGGACCACTCCATCTACGGTGCCAGCGCCTACATCGTGGAGAGCGACGTGGCGGTGGCCTACACCGGCGACTTCAGGTTCCACGGGAAGAATGGGGATCTCACGAGGCGGTTCCTGAGGGAGGCGAGGAACGCGGGGGTTCTCGTGACCGAGGGGACGAGGGTCGGAAGGGACGAGGGCTCCAATGTCTCGGAGGAGGACGTCTACAGGGCCGCCCTTCCCATCGTGGAAGATGCGAGGGGCCTCGTGATAGCGGATTTCTCGGCCAGGAACTTCGAGAGGCTCGAGAGCTTCAAGAGGATTGCCGAGAGGACCGGGAGAAAGCTCGTCGTCACCACAAAGGATGCCTACTTCCTCCACGCCCTGGGCCTCGTGGACGGGGAGGATCGCCTCACAGGCCTGGGGATCTACACCAGCTCAAAGACCAGACTCGAGAAGTGGGAGGAGTGGATACTCGGGGAGTACTATGAGCTCAAGGTTACCCCCGGGGAGCTCAGGTCTGGGGGAGAAAGCTACGTCCTCTGCTTCTCCTTCCACGATATGCCGCATCTCCTCGACATCATGCCAATGGGCGGAGTTTACATCTACTCCTCCAGCGAGGCCTTCGGTGAGGAGCAGGGGTTCAGCTTCCTGAGGCTCTGGAACTGGCTGAGCTACTTCGGCTTCGAGGTCCACGGGTTCAGCGTCGATGAAAACGGTAACCCCGTTTTCGACAAGGGCCTACACGCCTCGGGCCACGTCTCGAGGGAGGAGCTGGCGAGGGCCATCGACTACATCGACCCCGATCACATCGTCCCAGTCCACACCGAGAACCCCTGGTGGTTCAGGGAGAACTGGGGGGAGAGGGCTGTACTGCTGGAGGATGGAGAACACTGGGAGGTCTGAGGATGGTTAGGATAGCCGTTTACGGGACGCTGAGAAGGGGGAAGCCCCTTCACGGCTACCTCCACGGGGCAAGGTTCCTCGGGGAGGAGTGGATAGAGGGTTACGAGCTTTACTTCGACGGCCTTCCTTACGCCGTCAAAGGGGCTGGACGGCTGAAGGTGGAGGTCTACGAGGTCGATGGGGAGGTCTTCGAGGACATCAACACCCTGGAGGTCGGCGCGGGCTACACCCCTGTCGAGGTGGAGACCGGGTTCGGGAGGGCCATCCTGTGGGAGGTTAGCTCGCCTAGGGGTTTTAGGGTGGAGAGCGGGGACTTCGACGATGTGTAGGGGGCCATGGTAGCTCCCTCAGATTTGCAGATGCTGAGTCGAATACATCTGAACTTACAAACCCGACCCACACCAGCCCCTAGCCACGAGACCACAACTACAAAGGCCATTCCGAAGAAAAAGCTCCCTAAGAAACCAGAAACTCCGTCCCAAACACATGAGAAAGTTCTTTGCGCAGGAACAGGAGAAACGGCAACGCCACAATCAAAAAGCTCCTTATGGGTCACTCAATTAGATACGATATCAATGCTCTCCATTACTCCCATCACACGGTGGATGAGCTTCAGGATGCATATGATAAGATTTTCGAAAATTTGCGATTTATTTCTTTTTGATTTATTTATCCAGATCCTGGTTATTATTTTCAATCATGCTTTTTAGTAACTCTTAAAAGGATTGGTACCATCAATTTTACTGCTGGAGAGGGGGAGGTCGACAGTATGGGAATGCGATCAGATCTCGTTGCTGATCTCGTTGCTGAGCTTCTTGGTCCAAGAGATGGCATCTATGAAGAACTCCCCAAAACAAGAAAGCCGACAACAGAGTACATAACGGGGATTCTTTCCCCAAGGACAATATTATCTGAAGAGATCATAGAGTATGCATCTACAGAAGGAATTTCAGGAACTGAGGAAGTTACCAGAGGAGCTGAGGATGAGGAAGAGGATGGTGATGTAAGTCTTGGGTTCAACCCCATTCTGGATCCCAGATCTCCTCCCCGTTCGCTTGGCATCTCTTTTGCTATTAAACCATTAACCGGAAAAACTCCCATTCTTGCAATTTGTGTTACATGGGCGCGCTATTTCTGGGACGGGGGTAAAAACGTATGGAAAAGATTTCCTAGGGCTTCATGTCTGAAAGTTGAGCTTAAACCATGTGTGGAAGGAGCCCCATGCCCCCCTCAGGATTTTAAATTGCCAGAAAGCAAAGTTGCAGAGCTTTTGGGTATTACAGAGGATGAACTCCTGCTTCGAGTAATCACCAGAAGACGGGGAGAACAAGTCCACGTATCCATATTCCTTGTTAATGCGCTTCAGTTCAATAGGGATAGTTCAGATGGAATTGGGTTTGTTCAAACTCATATCTTCCAGCCACAGATTAGGGTTAGAATATTCAATGCTGAGCCTGTTCACACCACGTTTGGAAACGAATCTGATGTGGTTGATTTTGTTTATCGTAATCGCAAAGGGTATGCAAAGGGTCATATGTGCTCTGCAGTATGGTGCATACAGTCACCTGAGGAGTGTGTTGATCCAGAGTTTGAATTTCCGGGGGAGGCTCCTCCTCGACCGCCATTTAAGTGGATTGATTCGGAAACTGTGTTTGAAATTTACAAAAAAATTGCAGAAAAGGAAGGTATTCCTGAGCCTGAAAAAGCTGCAAAATCCTTGGTCAACCTATTTATTCCTCTTTCTCCACAGGATGGGGATTCATGGAAAAACTTCATGTTGATTCGTTCAGAATTTGTTCCGGTTTACGCCATCTCAGCACCTTCCTTTAGCTGGAGGGAGGAATTTGGAAG
This Thermococcus cleftensis DNA region includes the following protein-coding sequences:
- a CDS encoding nucleotidyl transferase AbiEii/AbiGii toxin family protein, coding for MLDDSLLMEIRLNERRSFARFVSKKTGIKSVDLVEWDYIIHTILKELEKDPTFRENYVFKGGTCLVKCHLGYYRFSRDLDFAYRHSDELRNMSRSKLKKFLNGETGRIAETLKCVAKDFGLEFQYKDHSDFNNHRYFSFRIGPGWFREIVLYSPLGEKIKVEVNYAERLAFRPKTLKANTLLSWKGVKLTPREYEKYIEFLGNYYPLSLTAYSDREILVEKVRALLTRKEFKLRDLYDLYKLNQRGLRVSKYKKEIVNKIHDYLNLSSPAKEHLESSLQSIDEGTFLENIEGEMDRDIGLIIEPFEREEFLNFVGELKEELKGIVDDLKHLVEVEKDG
- a CDS encoding helicase-related protein — its product is MAESAISLLDRHGLVDNQRVRLVDVLKEVLTSGDYNRIDVAVGFLFISGMKEIQNELEKFFSNGGKMRIVIGNQTNRETFEQLSMVYHSLEALQKIKRREKSMETNLDQQSEDIEKNANFMEQSEENEQFLRRLMDWVRSNKLEIKIYVKEFMHAKAYLFYPSRPSVTRMGLVGSSNFTLAGFSGNTELNAIVQSTHFESLKEWYDEIWEEALPFNPKLLEIIGNSWAGQVPGNLPLPWEVLIRGLYELYKDVLDKDTGFLLRRLENVLYDFQKDAVKRAISIVNKYNGVLISDVVGLGKSYIGLALLEHFSLLDLLNGRPREVAVIVPPSLVRYWEGLLREYNIPGKVFSAGLLPRRELSPAKYKEMESYLKNVGTVLVDEAHHYSNPSTKSYKNLQELISGKRVILLTATPYRKRYKDMISQIRLFLPERRHPFPIHPQNWDDLTKAIENGELDPSYVFREILIRRTRHDILNLYGGKDNCIKVKKNKKLCFPERRLSVLTYTISEVYPEDIYELLLNGISSMNYARFDLYSYVLPQFQDAEPYRSLSSAGKGLRGIMRILYLKRLESSWYAMYQTLRRDLIKTKNFITFVENDFIPAGDEFDDVLLGKINSDKEERVLDGEEVRKFIENYRRAGKVTYKAGAFRVRKLLEDLRHDLRILESMESALRPLKEQLESSPRRDPKLRKLADEIVELRNEGKKILVFSEFEETVQWVYNGLKRTLPEDISEKMEYVSSNTRGIPNKIVRFAPRSNGLEDEIDESQELHVLIATDVLSEGLNLQDANVVINYDLHWTPIKLIQRIGRVDRIGTEHDEILIYNFFPEKKLEENLGLLQKVERRVQEFNRALGTDGKILQEEEEWNPSAIKAIYGTENIEKIEEDVSGSLLSVTTFAEKLLREFKESNAEKFEEITRRYSMRSIVRSNTEYPVAFFVCSNGVISQYFVYRLVNGEWKAQNVPIEQLLKDTGLNEDTPSLNSNEAMKIYRGAAKKVLSDFQKLLRIAESELEYTTRRPSKIPAQVRIILGKLQEKIEKTRSPGEKESLSLLYDLVYWGYLNNEPFRNALLKANVKKTTSRDKVEELCWNLVERFGIAARRKAVKEEITKRRTEGIKPHIVAGLLFVPDGSRGE
- a CDS encoding MBL fold metallo-hydrolase, which codes for MRITVYDGTRTIGGSKIHVSGGESGLFLDFGMNFAKYSLYYEEFISERPSRGIHDLWRLGLIPKLNVYRADLIPPDLSGEVTRYPKVPVNAVLISHAHLDHVGNVALLDGNVPLVGSPTTIVLLKALRDTSRQVHMGMELPYYAPKSPSGANPSVLEADREVRHYPSRDVILTGELPAEGREFLHWRANVELASGRGRVKPILPGRVETLDEADLGFEVRAFPVDHSIYGASAYIVESDVAVAYTGDFRFHGKNGDLTRRFLREARNAGVLVTEGTRVGRDEGSNVSEEDVYRAALPIVEDARGLVIADFSARNFERLESFKRIAERTGRKLVVTTKDAYFLHALGLVDGEDRLTGLGIYTSSKTRLEKWEEWILGEYYELKVTPGELRSGGESYVLCFSFHDMPHLLDIMPMGGVYIYSSSEAFGEEQGFSFLRLWNWLSYFGFEVHGFSVDENGNPVFDKGLHASGHVSREELARAIDYIDPDHIVPVHTENPWWFRENWGERAVLLEDGEHWEV
- a CDS encoding gamma-glutamylcyclotransferase family protein, giving the protein MVRIAVYGTLRRGKPLHGYLHGARFLGEEWIEGYELYFDGLPYAVKGAGRLKVEVYEVDGEVFEDINTLEVGAGYTPVEVETGFGRAILWEVSSPRGFRVESGDFDDV
- a CDS encoding DUF365 domain-containing protein; protein product: MEEKVVGVTFPVPKPFLDRILEEGKRVFVKPSTLRVKPGMKVVFYASREGQAWLGEAEVEGVEFLNGIEEIIEKYGDELFLTAKELRDYERERAKWHSRGRRPRPWMVLRLKNLKKYPKPVKPPRFIAVSGRYIKEREYKEILRKSGL
- a CDS encoding EVE domain-containing protein, coding for MTYWLCITNRDNWEVVRKKNVWGVAKRHKNTIAKVKPGDKLVFYVKQERKNKEVLEPKIVGIFEVVSEPYTDSSRIFKSPPHLNETYPLRVKIKPIKLGELDFKPLIPKLKFITNKKRWSGHLMGKAMREIPEEDYKIIESLL
- a CDS encoding type IV toxin-antitoxin system AbiEi family antitoxin domain-containing protein encodes the protein MKPVIQLLLTEFGGKVITREELERLASYFNEDVDYLVNYLIQYGYVIRILRGLYYVKTPIEFSTGGSPPIYRLLSLGMGKITKNWYFGLFTALVLNGLTHEGYTTVFIINDRLARPRPIQVNGTPVRIIRSRRNFFDFGIVARDSLKFSDLEKTLLDFLYFSNYGTIPKNLALRVWREYIDNANTEKLHRYSERYPRSIRKVVENVG